ATTTCTCGCTCGGATAATTTTTTATCTCTTGATAGAAGAATGAAGTAGAAGCAAAAACTATCGTCTTGGCGTATCTGCCACTTGGCTCGTCCGTATCGGAATGTATCTGTTTGCCGTTATGCTGCACCGCTGTTATCTTGTGTGCTTTCTTTGTAAAATAACAATTATTTAGGATAAAAGGATTTCAAATTCATTGTTACAGTCCGTCAAAGGACTGCACAAAATTTGTTCCCCTATAAGTATGCAGAAAAAAATCCCAAAAGCGGACCAGGTAGGTCAAAAATTTTTTAGTATTTTTTCAATTTGTTTTAAACCTCGTTTTACAGAGTGCCTTACGGCACTTGCATCAACACCTTCAGTTTTGGCTATTTCTACATAAGTCATATTTTGAAAATAATGAGCATAAATGCGTTTAGCCTGCGTATAGGGTAACTGATTGATAGCAGCGTAAAGTTCTGCTTGATTTAATTTCTTTTCGTACAGTTCGTCAGGTAGTTGCGGAACAACGAGTATATCATTTTCAATTCCGTTTCCATTATCAAGAGAGTAAAATGCTTTATGATAACGCAACTTTTCCAAATATCTGTGTTCAGCTCTCTCAAATTCTGTGAAAACTTCTGCTATATTATCGGGGAGTTCTATGTATTTACTGTCATTATACCAATAATACTCATTTTTTAATTTTATTTTTTTCATGTTTACCTCCGATTAGATTAATTGTAAAATTCAAATCGGAGTTGGAGGTGCTCTGATATAAAAATAGTCGATACTAAAAATGACCCCAAAAGGTTTTTTAACACTTTCGAGGTCAACAGCATTTATTTTTTGATTTGTGCTAACTTTAAATTTTAGACACTTGTCCATAGTAAGCACCTCGCTAATTCAAAATACCACAGCACTTAAAATGTGGCACTTTCACTGTGCGGTACACTTCGATAAGCATCTTTTGTTATAACTATAGCCACTTAACGGTATATTTTAAAATCACATTCTAAAAATATATAACGAAAGATACAAATTTTTTTGTTAAACTTTCATTATGTATTTACATTTGAACAAAATAAGTTCTCTTTATTTATAAGAATATGCAGAATTGTATTAAACAAGACGGAGGTGATAATCGGAAATGATTGAATTGGATAGCACTATAATTGTGTCAGTTATTTCGATGTTAGGTACAGTTATTGGTTCTATGATGGGTGTTATGAAATCTAGTGATAAAACCCTTTATAGAATTGAACAACTTGAAAAAAAGGTTGAGGCTCATAATAATCTTGTTGAACGTATGACGATAGTGGAGCAGGAAACAAAAGCGAATAATAATCGTTTGAAAAGATTGGAAAAGGAGGACAAAAATGATTAATTGGAAAGTACGGTTTAAAAACCCAGTATTTTATGTGCAACTTGGAATATCTATTATGGCACCTATATTTGCATATTTAGGAATTACAGCAAAAGATATTACAACTTGGGACAGTTTTTTTGATATTTTTAAACAGGCTTTGTCAAATCCTTATATACTTTGCCTTATTGCTACGAGTATATATAATGCTGTGGTAGATCCCACAACGCAGGGTATTGGCGATAGCAAGCGTGCAATTTCATATAATAATCCTGTCAAGTAGCAATTAAAGAATAAAAAGGATACAATTTTGCTTTACATATTATTAAAAAGCTTTGATTTATAATTTATAAATTCCAAAGCTTTTTATTTTTTTTGCGAAAAATAACAAAAAAATAAATATGAAACGTTATATATAGATGAAGGGGGTAAAATACCAAAAACACAGGAGGATTTATAAAAATGAGAAAGTTAAAATTAGTATCTTTAATGTTGATATTAGCATTGTCAATGCAGGTACCTGTTTTCGCAGCAAATTCCCCGGAATCTACTGCACAGGACAATACGATAAAAAGTGTAACAATACAGCCGAGAGGGCGATATCTTCAAGGCGGTGGTTGTACAATCTCGCCTTACAGCGGATATGTAATGGTAAGCGGACATACCGATGCATATTACGATGCAACGGAATTGACAGTAACACTTACTATCTTAAAAGAAATATCACCTGGCAATTGGTTGGCGATATGGACTGATTCAGCAACAGAATACAATACATATCATGCGGCATACCCGAAGAAAAAAGTAACTGTCGAGTCCGGTTATAACTATATGATAGAAGCAACACATACAGTTAAGCACAACGGATTGACGGAAACGACTCACTCGGAAGCTGGAGTTGCATATGTATATTAATATTTAATTATATTTCAACAATGAAAACTTATTAACCCCCTTCAAAATTTATAAATTCTATATATCGATAAAATTGTTTGGATTTAATTAATTTGCAGGTTTACATCTGACACACATTCTTTCTCCTTAATAAAAAAGGAGTGAATGAAATGTGTGTTATATGTAACTTGATTTCCGAAGCAAAAGCCGGAAACCCAAATAGCATGTTGGAATTATTAAACAAATTCAAACCATTGATAGGAAAATATTCCTATAAAATGAATTACGAAGATGCAGAAAATGACTTAATACTAAGTGTGATACAACTAATAAATGATATGCCGTATTTAAGCAATGATGGACAGGCTGTCAATTATATTAGCCAATCTATATACAATGCGTACATAAAATATATAAAACAACAGATAAAAAAACGGGAGAATGAATATTTGTGTGGTATAGAAGAAATCAAAAATATATCAATGCTATATGATGATTTTTCTGAAATAAATGTAGATTTACAATATGCGCTGGAACAGCTTCCTAAAAATCAGAGAAATGTGATCATACTTAAATTTATGCATATGATGCCGGATAAGCAAATAATGGAGAAACTGAAATTATCAAGACAGTCGGTATATAAGAACAAGATTAAAGGTCTTGAAAAGCTCAAAGAAATATTAAAAGATTTGTAATGAGATTTTATTTGATATAATGATGGAAATATAGTATAATATACATATACTGTAACCAAGCAAGCGAGGAGGTTTCTTATGAAGAGGATTTTAATTATAGGATTATTTATGCTAATGTTTAATGCTGTTTCTGCTAATGCTGCTAACGGAGATGTGATACAGCCTATATATTCAACAGATATATTAACATATATGGATGGCATACCCATTAAAGGTTATAATATTGGTGGGCAAACGTTGATTTGTCTTGAAGACTTATCAAACTATGGATTTAGTGTATATTATTGTGATGAGGTAAGATGTTTATTTGTTAATAAAACAGGGAATGCAAAAGAAGGCTTTTTTCCAACAATAGAAAAGAATGCTGTTGGTGAAATTATTGGGTACACTTATGAGACAGATATAAGAGCAATATTAAACGGCGAAGAAATTGATGCTGTAAATATAGGAGGTAAGCTCGCCGTTACGGCAGAAGAATTGAATAAACTGAAAGACAAAGGATTAAACGGAAGTTTCAGCATAGAAAACAATCCGAAATATTTTATGACATCCGTATATAATGACTCTTCAAGGGTTTTAAAAATATATTCCGATATTTCTGTTAATTATCTTTACAATGACAATATCAATAAATTTGAAACTGATATGGAGGATGCCAAAGCTTATACGTCTGCAGAAATTATTGATAAATACGTATGTGGGGAATACACTCAATACATACACCGAGGTGCTTTCAGATATGCATTTCCTCCGGACAGAAGTATTACGGCAGTCAGGTTTTACAAAAACGGCAGAATTTTAGACTATACAAATATTTTGGACACATACTCGTTTATAGGCACGCCTATCGGTACATCTGTATATGGTGACGATAACAAAAATCTCCGTTTTTCAGATGACGGGAAATATTTGATATTTAAAGCTAACCGTACAGCATACAAGTTTTCGCTTATGGGAAGTCGTGACACTTTTGAATCGGGCGAGTATAAACTTAATCTTGACACCTGTGAGTTAGAAAAAGTTAATATAACAACGTATGATATAAATTGATATTTAGGTTTACAAAATTAAATCCTTCTTTCTCTTTATTTAGTGTAAAACGTTTTACAATAAATAAAGAGAAAGAAGGATTCTTAATGTCAGTAAAAATTACAAAAGATCAGTACTCAACCCAGTATGACAATATCACGTCAGGCGTATTTTATCTCTATGGTGATTTAGGCGGATATATTTACAAGTCATATGAAAGTATGCGTAGGGACTTTGCAAAATTTAAAGATCATATAAAACCCGTTTCAGAATGCAACACAGGTGCACATTATTATGTTCAAGCGCCATATACAACAAATTATAACTCCGCAAGCGCTACTGTTGATTTTAATTCAGTTAGTGTAACTCCCAAGGACAGAAATGCATATATTTCTCTTGGTCTTGTAACAGATGGTTCAAGCAAGTTTTTTAGCTTTGATATCGGACTTACTTATGACAAAACCAAAGGGTGGGTTTCATACGCAATAGCACACGGCGGGACAGCACCCGAGCCGGAAGTAAATTGTTCAGATTCGTCGGTTACAAAAATTTGGCAATTCTATAAAAACAATTATTCAGGTGCGAGATATTGTGATATAAGAATTGATGTTAGCAAAACATCAAGTAATGACATCGTAAAGGTTACATATGCATATAGGAGTGCATCCGTAACACTAGCAACATGTATTTTAACATATAGGTTTAAAGCAGGAGAATTGTTTGATGCCGATTATTCAAATCCTAAACTTCGTTTTATGAGATTTATTTCACTTGTTCCTCAAAATGAAGATGGTACACATGATGATGCTGATTCATCGGTATTAAATGCAAATTTGACTAATTTAAAACTTGGTACGTCAAATTGGACCGATTCACAGATTGATTATGCGTGGTCTGTACAAGGTGCAAACATTTCGGAGTTAAAAATCTCAACATTGTCAGGCACAACTGCCAATTCAGACTCGATAAAGATTAATCATCGTTATCAATTACATTAATAAAAAGTACAAGAGTGGTTATGCCGCTCTTGTACTTTTTTGCAAATAATAACCAAAAAATAAATTGCAGCACAGAACGTCACACTCTAAAGTACAACAATAAAGGGCTTGAAAAGCTTAAAGAAATATTAAGGGGTTTATAGTTTATAAATGTAATAAAATGTGACTTGTTTTTAAAAAATGCATTAGCAAAGATTATAAATCAAAAAATAAACAATGAATTGAGTTTACATTAAAGAACTAAAATATCTCTTTATATATTGTAAAACGTTTTACAGAAGACAACACAATCATTATTTAATCGGAAGGAGAAAAAATATGTCAATTTTTTCAGTTAAATCCA
The Qingrenia yutianensis genome window above contains:
- a CDS encoding RNA polymerase sigma factor, translated to MKKIKLKNEYYWYNDSKYIELPDNIAEVFTEFERAEHRYLEKLRYHKAFYSLDNGNGIENDILVVPQLPDELYEKKLNQAELYAAINQLPYTQAKRIYAHYFQNMTYVEIAKTEGVDASAVRHSVKRGLKQIEKILKNF
- a CDS encoding phage holin — encoded protein: MINWKVRFKNPVFYVQLGISIMAPIFAYLGITAKDITTWDSFFDIFKQALSNPYILCLIATSIYNAVVDPTTQGIGDSKRAISYNNPVK
- a CDS encoding DUF6147 family protein → MRKLKLVSLMLILALSMQVPVFAANSPESTAQDNTIKSVTIQPRGRYLQGGGCTISPYSGYVMVSGHTDAYYDATELTVTLTILKEISPGNWLAIWTDSATEYNTYHAAYPKKKVTVESGYNYMIEATHTVKHNGLTETTHSEAGVAYVY
- a CDS encoding RNA polymerase sigma factor: MCVICNLISEAKAGNPNSMLELLNKFKPLIGKYSYKMNYEDAENDLILSVIQLINDMPYLSNDGQAVNYISQSIYNAYIKYIKQQIKKRENEYLCGIEEIKNISMLYDDFSEINVDLQYALEQLPKNQRNVIILKFMHMMPDKQIMEKLKLSRQSVYKNKIKGLEKLKEILKDL